The following proteins are encoded in a genomic region of Victivallis lenta:
- a CDS encoding GNAT family N-acetyltransferase: protein MAEVEIRPPRDEAEMRQLWHLNHAVFSEELHQHEVHDDGLLIDKFHAKNLYFAGWDNGEAVGMICAHWKEPFSAVERFGDVMRRAMVPGVTAELRLFAVRPEYRKTPLAPRLGATIFKKLDEMGFRLLIISGISEQKEFYEHIGFRAVGDPVQDGEALFYPMVADLPPILRRCALAVARCTK, encoded by the coding sequence ATGGCGGAAGTCGAGATTCGTCCGCCTCGTGACGAGGCGGAAATGAGGCAATTGTGGCACTTGAACCATGCGGTGTTCTCCGAGGAGCTTCACCAGCACGAAGTTCATGACGACGGGCTCCTGATCGACAAGTTCCATGCCAAGAATCTCTACTTTGCCGGATGGGACAACGGCGAAGCGGTCGGCATGATCTGCGCGCACTGGAAGGAGCCGTTTTCGGCGGTCGAACGTTTCGGGGATGTCATGCGCCGGGCGATGGTTCCGGGAGTGACCGCCGAGTTGCGGCTCTTCGCGGTTCGTCCCGAATACCGCAAGACTCCGCTGGCGCCGCGGCTCGGTGCGACGATCTTCAAAAAGCTCGACGAAATGGGTTTCCGGCTGCTGATCATCTCCGGTATTTCCGAACAGAAAGAATTTTATGAACATATCGGTTTCAGGGCGGTTGGCGACCCGGTGCAGGACGGGGAGGCGCTGTTCTACCCGATGGTGGCGGATCTGCCGCCGATCCTGAGGCGGTGCGCGCTGGCCGTGGCGAGGTGCACGAAATGA
- a CDS encoding aminotransferase class V-fold PLP-dependent enzyme: MRRLELVPTVPHLFPATLDAIREPLFSHRSERFSSLFRATAGHLQRISGQRFHPVIAAGTGTWANELMVWNTAPGARRLLVVSNGEFGDRLLKQCRICRPDTIALKLDWGEAYDSEKIESCLAAHPDVDWIFGVATETSCGRANDIALLERIAGPRGIRIALDGVSAVGLAPELFKHGCVRVVTASSGKALAGLPGISILFLDNAVKPAASENRPESLDLAKLIAAETSSGMVRNTLSSMQLMALESSLRSIGGCIEYTERIGKLKTRAVEGLRKIGIEPLPGSNSPMVTAFRRPPEPRWSSMLKAWESAGVDVYFRPSYLEERQLFEIAAMGDLHPEDIDRMLDAVSRL, encoded by the coding sequence ATGAGACGTCTTGAACTGGTTCCGACCGTCCCCCATCTGTTTCCCGCGACGCTCGATGCGATCCGGGAACCGCTTTTTTCGCATCGCAGCGAGCGCTTCAGTTCCCTTTTCCGGGCTACTGCGGGCCATCTTCAGAGGATCAGCGGCCAACGCTTCCACCCGGTCATCGCGGCCGGAACCGGCACCTGGGCGAACGAGCTCATGGTCTGGAATACGGCGCCGGGCGCGCGCAGGCTGCTCGTCGTATCGAACGGCGAATTCGGCGACCGGCTGCTGAAGCAGTGCCGGATCTGCCGGCCCGACACGATCGCGCTGAAACTCGATTGGGGCGAAGCGTACGACAGCGAGAAGATCGAATCCTGCCTGGCCGCCCATCCCGATGTCGACTGGATTTTCGGTGTTGCGACTGAAACCAGCTGCGGCCGGGCGAACGACATTGCGCTGCTTGAGCGGATCGCCGGGCCGCGCGGCATCCGGATCGCGCTCGACGGCGTCAGCGCGGTCGGCCTGGCGCCGGAGCTCTTCAAACACGGCTGCGTCCGTGTCGTGACCGCTTCGAGCGGCAAGGCGCTGGCCGGGCTGCCGGGCATTTCGATTCTCTTTCTCGACAATGCCGTGAAGCCCGCCGCTTCCGAAAACCGCCCGGAATCGCTTGACCTGGCCAAGCTCATCGCGGCTGAGACTTCGTCCGGCATGGTCCGCAACACTTTGAGTTCGATGCAGTTGATGGCGCTTGAGTCGAGTTTGCGTTCGATCGGCGGCTGCATCGAATATACGGAGCGGATCGGCAAACTCAAGACGCGCGCGGTCGAAGGGCTCCGGAAGATCGGCATTGAGCCGCTGCCCGGCAGCAACAGCCCGATGGTGACCGCGTTCCGCCGTCCTCCCGAGCCGCGCTGGAGCAGCATGCTCAAGGCGTGGGAGAGTGCCGGCGTGGATGTCTATTTCCGCCCCTCCTATCTCGAGGAGCGGCAGCTCTTCGAAATCGCCGCAATGGGTGACCTCCATCCGGAGGACATCGACCGCATGCTCGACGCGGTAAGCCGGCTTTAG
- a CDS encoding GNAT family N-acetyltransferase — protein sequence MADELELILPDERHEAAALEYRREHFAHGERELHGSALLDRADSYAGWLALVEGNRSETTVFPGWVPATTFFAVRKNDGRIVGMIDVRHRLNGFLRNYGGHIGYGVHPSERRRGYAAEMLRLALSYCSSLGLDRVMISCNADNEGSRRTILRRGGVLEREFRHSGGTVQIYWIILSDGNGA from the coding sequence ATGGCGGACGAACTCGAATTGATCCTGCCGGACGAGCGGCACGAGGCGGCGGCGCTGGAGTACCGGCGGGAACACTTTGCACACGGCGAGCGCGAACTGCACGGCAGCGCGCTGCTCGACCGGGCGGACAGCTATGCGGGGTGGCTGGCGCTGGTGGAAGGGAACCGCTCCGAAACCACGGTTTTTCCGGGCTGGGTCCCGGCCACCACCTTCTTCGCCGTCCGGAAAAACGACGGGCGGATCGTCGGCATGATCGACGTCCGCCACCGTCTGAACGGCTTTCTGCGGAATTACGGCGGGCACATCGGCTACGGCGTGCACCCGTCGGAGCGGCGCAGGGGATATGCCGCGGAAATGCTGCGCCTGGCGCTGTCGTACTGCTCCAGTCTCGGACTCGACCGGGTCATGATCTCATGCAACGCGGACAATGAAGGGTCGCGCCGGACCATCCTGCGCCGCGGCGGCGTTCTCGAACGGGAGTTCCGGCACAGCGGCGGCACCGTTCAGATATACTGGATCATCCTGTCGGACGGGAACGGAGCATAG
- a CDS encoding type IV pilus twitching motility protein PilT, with translation MEISDLLHYAMESAASDLFVSAGKPPAFRRSGQVLPEGEEYLTAQEIDAFRKQCLTAKAEQEYHARGSYDSAYTLPTGERFRLNFLEALTGPAFVARPVYPGEALFFEELGLPAATLAEMCTNKSGIIIVVGSTGSGKSTTLAAMVNYINHNFNKHIITIEDPIEFLHRDINCLVTQRELNSSTTSFSDALRAALRESPDVIVIGEMRDMDTVQVALAAAMTGHLVITTVHTGDTVQAIERVVDLYPEEQRLQIASDLGNALVGIIAQRLVPRADGNGMFPALEILLGTPTVKKLVGDRDMRALAEALKRGGSSGMITFTRAIFRLYKDGFISLDAANEAVSNRDELQLMLRGMESGVDSFASQYGSAEDAEDPDIQFIDMSRLLKTAVKTGASDLLLSAGSSPVLRIHGELRPLDLPVLTGQDTARLLNSILNPVQRVEFEENREVDLALSISLVMDQETGESENWRFRVNGFHQRGTVGIVCRVIVSKIPKPEDLNLPPQILQLTTKQQGLILITGPTGSGKSTSLASMIDFINRNRAEHIITIEDPIEYVHKNIMSLLEQREVHSDTHSFAAALKYALREDPDVILVGEMRDTETIAAALTAAETGHLVFGTLHTNSAPQTIDRIIDSFPSHQQNQIKLQLASVILGIISQRLLPTVDGKGRVAAFEILVGTPPVQALVREGKTAMLQSLLETGAKDGMITMQKSLETLYSEGKISLEEMQTYMLDYKADDAY, from the coding sequence ATGGAAATCAGCGATCTTCTTCATTACGCCATGGAATCGGCGGCATCCGACCTCTTCGTATCCGCAGGCAAGCCGCCGGCATTCCGGCGGTCCGGGCAGGTGCTCCCCGAGGGGGAAGAGTATCTGACCGCGCAGGAGATCGACGCTTTCCGCAAGCAGTGCCTGACCGCGAAGGCCGAACAGGAGTACCACGCCCGCGGCAGTTATGACTCGGCCTACACGCTGCCGACCGGCGAACGGTTCCGCCTGAACTTCCTCGAAGCGCTGACCGGCCCGGCCTTCGTCGCCCGTCCGGTCTATCCGGGCGAAGCGCTCTTCTTCGAGGAGCTCGGTCTGCCGGCCGCGACGCTGGCCGAAATGTGTACGAACAAGAGCGGCATCATCATCGTGGTCGGTTCGACCGGCAGCGGCAAATCGACCACGCTTGCCGCCATGGTCAACTACATCAACCACAACTTCAACAAACATATCATCACGATCGAGGACCCGATCGAATTCCTGCACCGCGACATCAACTGCCTCGTGACGCAGCGCGAGCTCAACTCGAGCACGACGAGCTTCTCCGACGCACTGCGCGCGGCGCTGCGTGAAAGTCCCGACGTGATCGTCATCGGCGAAATGCGCGACATGGATACGGTCCAGGTCGCGCTGGCCGCGGCGATGACCGGGCACCTCGTCATCACGACCGTCCACACCGGAGACACGGTTCAGGCGATCGAACGCGTCGTCGACCTTTATCCGGAGGAGCAGCGGCTGCAGATCGCCAGCGACCTCGGCAACGCGCTGGTCGGCATCATCGCGCAGCGGCTGGTTCCGCGCGCCGACGGCAACGGCATGTTTCCGGCGCTCGAAATCCTGCTCGGCACCCCGACGGTGAAGAAGCTGGTCGGCGACCGCGACATGCGTGCGCTCGCGGAGGCGCTCAAGCGCGGCGGCAGCAGCGGCATGATCACCTTCACCCGCGCGATTTTCCGCCTCTACAAGGACGGTTTCATCTCGCTCGACGCGGCCAACGAAGCCGTGTCGAACCGCGACGAACTTCAGCTTATGCTGCGCGGCATGGAGTCCGGCGTCGACTCGTTCGCCAGTCAATACGGCAGCGCGGAAGACGCGGAAGATCCCGATATCCAGTTCATCGACATGAGTCGCCTGCTGAAGACGGCCGTGAAAACCGGCGCGTCGGACCTTCTGCTGTCGGCCGGCTCGAGCCCGGTGCTCCGCATCCACGGCGAACTGCGCCCGCTCGATCTGCCGGTGCTGACCGGCCAGGATACGGCGCGGCTGCTGAACAGCATCCTGAACCCGGTCCAGCGGGTCGAGTTCGAAGAAAACCGCGAAGTCGACCTCGCGCTATCGATCTCGCTGGTCATGGACCAGGAGACCGGGGAAAGCGAAAACTGGCGTTTCCGCGTGAACGGCTTCCACCAGCGCGGCACGGTCGGCATCGTCTGCCGCGTGATCGTCAGCAAGATTCCGAAGCCGGAAGACCTGAACCTGCCGCCGCAGATTCTGCAGCTCACCACGAAGCAGCAGGGGCTGATCCTCATCACCGGCCCGACCGGCAGCGGCAAATCGACCTCGCTGGCGAGTATGATCGACTTCATCAACCGGAACCGCGCCGAACACATCATCACGATCGAGGACCCGATCGAATACGTGCACAAGAACATCATGTCGCTGCTGGAGCAGCGCGAAGTCCACTCCGACACGCACTCGTTCGCGGCGGCGCTCAAATACGCGCTGCGCGAGGACCCGGACGTGATTCTCGTCGGCGAAATGCGCGATACCGAAACCATCGCGGCCGCCCTGACCGCGGCGGAAACCGGCCACCTCGTGTTCGGCACGCTGCACACGAACAGCGCGCCGCAGACCATCGACCGTATCATCGACTCGTTCCCGTCGCACCAGCAGAACCAGATCAAGCTCCAGCTGGCGAGCGTGATTCTCGGCATCATTTCGCAGCGGCTGCTGCCCACTGTCGACGGCAAAGGGCGCGTCGCCGCGTTCGAAATCCTGGTCGGCACGCCGCCGGTGCAGGCTCTGGTGCGCGAGGGCAAGACCGCCATGCTGCAGTCGCTGCTCGAAACCGGCGCGAAAGACGGCATGATCACGATGCAGAAGTCGCTCGAAACGCTGTACAGCGAAGGCAAGATCAGCCTCGAGGAGATGCAGACCTACATGCTCGACTACAAGGCGGACGACGCCTATTGA
- the dut gene encoding dUTP diphosphatase: protein MKKLQIRIKMADGCADLAPAKAHPDDAAFDLRSRAELELPPGRSVLVPTGLFIELPPGYEAQVRPRSGLALRHNLMLTNSPGTIDAGYRGEVGVIMFNAGQEPFAVKRGDRIAQMVIAALPEVELAPADSLSETGRGAGGFGSTGRS, encoded by the coding sequence ATGAAAAAATTACAGATCAGGATTAAAATGGCCGACGGCTGCGCCGATCTGGCTCCCGCCAAGGCACATCCGGACGACGCCGCTTTCGATCTGCGTTCGCGCGCGGAGCTGGAACTGCCTCCGGGACGGAGCGTTCTGGTTCCGACCGGGCTCTTCATCGAGCTGCCGCCGGGGTATGAGGCGCAGGTCCGCCCCCGCAGCGGTCTCGCGCTCAGACACAATCTGATGCTGACCAACTCTCCCGGCACGATCGACGCCGGGTATCGCGGCGAAGTCGGCGTGATCATGTTCAATGCCGGGCAGGAGCCGTTCGCGGTGAAGCGCGGCGACCGCATCGCCCAGATGGTGATCGCCGCTCTGCCGGAGGTCGAGCTTGCGCCGGCGGATTCCCTGTCGGAAACCGGCCGCGGCGCGGGCGGCTTCGGCAGCACCGGCCGCAGCTGA
- a CDS encoding DUF4349 domain-containing protein yields the protein MKIVPAVSLFFLPLLIASCTAVEYGMNDSMPPPSAVVETAADTDGWAAADSAPAAPAAGYSGSLPEGNRFEQQKGRRMTYTAELSLQVDNLPDVLRKAEELVKAAGGYVQESGDNGGILRIPVEKADEVLRKIEAFGTVGSRRIVGTDVTDTVVDAEIRLNNLKTLRTRLLALLEKSDKVEDTLKIEQELNRVVTEIERYEGRLALLNNRISYVTLTLRLNQSAPVVFVPKLPVPWVASVGETGKLPSPNGRKNMPFDLDLPENFAILASSRFGDTEQLYAVTADDCVLRLTRRPNLEGASLEFWRTLARRSLTEVNRYRTASETSVTMDGGDEAACFEGFRGNAGYLLYVVRPRRTFCHIPFGHRVCLIEFWGPEEAYRKHLDAVRKAAMTFEL from the coding sequence ATGAAAATCGTCCCCGCTGTCTCTTTATTCTTTCTGCCGCTGCTGATCGCCAGCTGCACCGCCGTCGAATATGGGATGAACGATTCCATGCCGCCCCCCAGTGCCGTCGTCGAGACGGCGGCCGATACAGACGGCTGGGCGGCGGCGGACAGCGCGCCCGCCGCCCCTGCGGCCGGCTACTCCGGCTCCCTGCCGGAAGGCAACCGGTTCGAGCAGCAGAAAGGCCGCAGAATGACCTACACGGCCGAACTGTCATTGCAGGTCGACAACCTGCCCGACGTGCTCCGGAAAGCGGAAGAGCTGGTCAAGGCGGCCGGCGGATACGTGCAGGAATCCGGCGACAACGGCGGCATTCTGCGCATTCCGGTCGAGAAGGCCGATGAAGTCCTGCGGAAAATCGAGGCATTCGGCACAGTCGGCAGCCGCCGCATTGTCGGAACCGACGTCACCGACACCGTCGTCGACGCGGAAATCCGCCTGAACAACCTGAAAACGCTGCGCACCCGGCTGCTGGCGCTGCTCGAGAAATCCGACAAGGTCGAGGATACGCTGAAGATCGAGCAGGAGCTGAACCGGGTCGTCACCGAAATCGAACGGTACGAAGGCCGGCTCGCTCTGCTGAACAACCGGATCAGCTACGTGACCCTGACGCTGCGCCTGAACCAGTCGGCGCCGGTCGTCTTCGTGCCGAAGCTGCCGGTGCCGTGGGTCGCCTCGGTCGGCGAGACGGGAAAACTCCCCTCCCCCAACGGCCGGAAAAATATGCCGTTCGACCTCGACCTGCCGGAGAACTTCGCAATTCTCGCCTCATCCCGTTTCGGCGATACGGAACAGCTTTACGCCGTAACCGCCGACGACTGCGTGCTGCGCCTGACCCGCCGTCCGAACCTGGAAGGCGCTTCGCTGGAATTCTGGCGCACCCTGGCGCGCCGTTCACTGACCGAGGTAAACCGTTATCGCACCGCATCCGAAACATCGGTCACCATGGACGGCGGCGACGAAGCCGCCTGCTTCGAAGGGTTCAGGGGCAACGCCGGCTACCTGCTCTATGTGGTCAGGCCGCGCCGGACCTTCTGCCATATTCCGTTCGGCCATCGGGTCTGCCTGATCGAATTCTGGGGGCCGGAAGAGGCCTACCGGAAACATCTCGATGCGGTAAGGAAGGCCGCCATGACCTTTGAACTCTGA
- a CDS encoding 3-phosphoglycerate dehydrogenase family protein: MRKVLIPTKLDKFAATMLSDRGYNVVLDGATPLADLVKANSDAEVLIVRSEKITPEIIDLLPNLKLIVRAGAGYNTIDTKYARKHDIDVMNTPGANSNAVAEEVVAMMLAASRHVVAADISTRKGDWEKSKFMGRELTGKTVGILGLGHIGQLLVKRLSGFEVKVLGYDPMLSPTLAEKLGVELTSIEHIFTDSDFVSLHIPENDETRGMINRRLLELMKPGAMLINCARAGILNEDDLRAVKAEKKLVFCNDVYPKDVAGEKPIADLCDLMLPHLGANTFEANFVAAKRAAEQTIAYFEQGVTNCVVNKALPDGLDGKYQKLAYVLTSLTNAYLGKENPTRVETSFYGDLAQYAKWMTPPIAAGIAAEFALDKAPSDAEHFLSDTGIELVNREVDNNKHYGEAMSIDLFVGGNLIYKAGARGTITENNLMISRLNDFDQLYLEPSGHHLFVEYKDEPGVIGRIAGILGEKNINIVDIRAPQDLKSGLSLTVVKTNVEVPEMLIEKIRDAVKASKAFQFTYLP, encoded by the coding sequence ATGCGTAAAGTACTGATTCCGACCAAGCTGGATAAATTTGCAGCGACCATGCTGTCCGATCGCGGCTACAATGTGGTGCTGGACGGAGCGACTCCGCTCGCGGATCTCGTCAAGGCCAACTCCGACGCCGAAGTGCTGATCGTCCGCAGCGAAAAAATCACGCCGGAGATCATCGACCTGCTGCCGAATCTGAAGCTGATCGTCCGCGCCGGCGCGGGTTACAACACCATCGACACGAAGTATGCGCGCAAGCATGACATCGATGTGATGAACACGCCGGGCGCGAATTCCAACGCCGTGGCCGAAGAGGTCGTCGCCATGATGCTCGCCGCCAGCCGCCATGTCGTCGCGGCCGATATCTCGACGCGCAAGGGCGACTGGGAGAAGAGCAAGTTCATGGGCCGCGAGCTGACCGGCAAAACCGTCGGCATCCTCGGACTCGGCCATATCGGGCAGCTTCTCGTAAAGCGGCTCTCCGGCTTCGAGGTGAAGGTGCTCGGCTACGACCCGATGCTTTCCCCCACGCTGGCCGAAAAGCTCGGCGTCGAGCTGACCAGCATCGAACACATTTTCACGGACTCCGACTTCGTGTCGCTCCATATTCCGGAAAACGACGAAACCCGCGGCATGATCAACCGCCGGCTGCTCGAGCTCATGAAGCCGGGCGCGATGCTGATCAACTGCGCCCGCGCCGGAATCCTGAACGAGGATGACCTCCGCGCGGTCAAGGCCGAGAAAAAGCTCGTCTTCTGCAACGACGTCTATCCGAAGGACGTCGCCGGCGAAAAGCCGATCGCGGACCTCTGCGACCTCATGCTGCCTCACCTCGGCGCCAATACGTTCGAGGCGAACTTCGTCGCCGCCAAGCGCGCGGCCGAGCAGACCATCGCCTACTTCGAGCAGGGCGTGACCAACTGCGTGGTCAACAAGGCGCTGCCGGACGGCCTCGACGGCAAGTACCAGAAGCTCGCCTACGTGCTGACCAGCCTGACCAACGCCTATCTCGGCAAGGAGAACCCGACCCGGGTCGAGACCAGCTTCTACGGCGATCTCGCCCAGTACGCGAAGTGGATGACGCCGCCGATCGCGGCCGGAATCGCGGCGGAATTCGCGCTCGACAAAGCGCCGTCCGACGCCGAGCACTTCCTCTCCGACACCGGCATCGAGCTGGTCAACCGCGAGGTCGACAACAACAAGCACTACGGAGAAGCGATGAGCATCGACCTCTTCGTCGGCGGCAATCTGATCTACAAGGCCGGCGCTCGCGGGACCATCACCGAAAACAACCTCATGATCTCCCGCCTGAACGATTTCGACCAGCTCTACCTCGAGCCGAGCGGTCACCATCTCTTCGTCGAGTACAAGGACGAGCCGGGCGTGATCGGCCGGATCGCCGGAATTCTCGGCGAGAAGAACATCAACATCGTCGACATCCGTGCGCCGCAGGACCTGAAATCGGGCCTGTCGCTGACCGTGGTCAAGACCAACGTCGAGGTTCCCGAGATGCTGATCGAGAAGATCCGCGATGCGGTCAAGGCGAGCAAGGCGTTCCAGTTCACCTATCTGCCGTAA
- a CDS encoding metallophosphoesterase, giving the protein MNTRKIRPIYYPLTVPHPERLRKWSCKIDYRSAEVIAAGEVSATRYRLPAPVPGAAGRRLAFVSDFHYRGHPKDRKLADLAVERIRAFSPDFLCFGGDLTSDAAELDTQPELLEKFRDCAPVRFAVPGNWERGKSWLPVSFWEELYAEAGIRFLCNAGAEADCFYFHGADDLAGGDPRLPESWPEERAPILLAHRPDTVIALDTCHALDPIALILCGHTHGGQVRFPFLGPVYASSQYGCKLDYGLFERRGGTPRMIVSSGVGNRSLSFRFNCRREVVLVEFA; this is encoded by the coding sequence TTGAACACCCGCAAGATTCGTCCGATCTACTATCCGCTGACCGTTCCGCACCCGGAACGGCTGCGGAAGTGGAGCTGTAAAATCGATTACAGGTCGGCCGAAGTCATTGCAGCCGGTGAAGTTTCCGCCACACGCTACCGCCTCCCGGCCCCGGTGCCGGGGGCAGCCGGCAGGCGGCTCGCTTTCGTTTCGGATTTTCATTACCGGGGCCACCCGAAAGACCGTAAACTCGCGGATCTCGCGGTGGAACGGATCCGGGCTTTCAGCCCGGATTTTCTCTGTTTCGGGGGCGACCTGACTTCGGACGCCGCCGAACTCGACACCCAGCCGGAGCTGCTCGAAAAGTTCCGCGACTGCGCCCCGGTCCGTTTCGCCGTACCGGGCAACTGGGAGCGCGGCAAAAGCTGGCTGCCGGTCAGCTTCTGGGAGGAGCTCTACGCGGAAGCCGGAATCCGCTTTCTCTGCAACGCCGGAGCGGAGGCGGACTGCTTCTATTTCCACGGCGCCGACGATCTGGCCGGCGGCGATCCGAGGCTGCCGGAAAGCTGGCCGGAAGAACGCGCGCCCATTCTGCTCGCCCACCGGCCCGACACGGTCATTGCGCTGGACACCTGCCATGCGCTTGACCCGATCGCGCTGATCCTCTGCGGCCACACGCACGGCGGACAGGTCCGCTTCCCGTTCCTCGGGCCGGTCTACGCATCGAGCCAATACGGCTGCAAGCTCGATTACGGGCTGTTCGAGCGGCGCGGCGGAACGCCCCGCATGATCGTCAGCTCCGGCGTCGGCAACCGTTCTCTGAGCTTCCGTTTCAACTGCCGCCGCGAAGTCGTGCTGGTCGAATTTGCCTGA
- a CDS encoding GreA/GreB family elongation factor: protein MDSAAFEDLLVSATTSPDKKTLEKLLAVLATAGNPIPASVIEELNLLWEAWGSEELDDAQGAFCIGLAALPMTDGPVFRKLLAQSVKAILPNYLSRPPIMKALGVRDETVALNDFAARLQRLRVLKNGLIVFLPSSSRWGIAGSLDSIGSLAVNTWGGSGGSAAIPLDIVLREAVLLTPGPELIKLIDGTRSLISAADFRSIVKRKALVPVSDDTAKQMAQNGCAKNLDRAAFEKYWTSSAATGSSSSTRRSCDGRSLKEIDLLLSSEEKENAGGFSAEEAAGFQRFFSNLKPDTAIREAKLLASIVARLYPRSTAEQLKEMLSPLLAKAPFWPARPTAVELARMSVWGELPAKELEQLAQVTAAIFPEEYLAECAMRVPLKSLNAICANVSDETLYDLFIEQKFCTADFLLWIWKNRKKRDSAELLQLLNVDNVSRALSQDNLPKAWGTAMRELRTLLINNADFQQQLIHAAAEDVMMFAAALQGALFLSSGERQSLMVKLARISPLLRDHLENGAGQRILKAGIGKVDTDAPAGDEPNYTSLKSHKRLMKELDDIINVHIPENREALKVARAHGDFRENSEFDAAKERRNFLGRRRTELERELSRIQPLNMRTIRVDDTAVIGSEIELRYEDGEVEVYQLLGAWDGDPERKFLAYRTRLGQAVLNRKTGDEIEVPGGRKCVLAAVRPLSEAIIAELDV, encoded by the coding sequence ATGGATTCTGCCGCTTTTGAAGACCTTCTGGTAAGTGCAACGACCTCCCCCGACAAAAAAACACTTGAAAAACTGCTGGCGGTGCTCGCCACGGCCGGCAATCCGATCCCCGCGTCCGTCATCGAAGAGCTCAATCTGCTCTGGGAAGCCTGGGGCAGCGAAGAGCTGGACGACGCGCAGGGCGCATTCTGCATCGGCCTGGCCGCGCTGCCGATGACCGACGGCCCGGTGTTCCGCAAACTGCTCGCGCAGTCGGTCAAGGCGATCCTGCCGAACTACCTGTCGCGGCCGCCGATCATGAAAGCGCTCGGCGTGCGTGACGAAACCGTCGCGCTGAATGATTTCGCGGCCCGCCTCCAGCGGCTCCGCGTACTCAAGAACGGGCTGATCGTGTTTCTCCCCAGTTCGTCCCGCTGGGGCATTGCCGGTTCGCTCGACAGCATCGGCTCGCTCGCGGTCAACACCTGGGGCGGCTCCGGCGGCAGCGCGGCGATTCCGCTCGACATCGTGCTCCGCGAAGCCGTGCTCCTGACCCCCGGTCCGGAGCTGATCAAACTGATCGACGGCACCCGCAGCCTGATTTCCGCCGCGGATTTCCGCAGCATCGTCAAACGCAAGGCGCTGGTTCCGGTCAGTGACGACACGGCAAAGCAGATGGCGCAGAACGGCTGCGCGAAGAACCTCGACCGCGCCGCGTTCGAAAAATACTGGACCAGCAGCGCCGCCACCGGCAGCAGCAGCTCGACCCGCCGCTCCTGCGACGGCCGCAGCCTCAAGGAGATCGATCTCCTGCTTTCCTCCGAAGAGAAGGAGAACGCAGGCGGCTTTTCCGCCGAAGAAGCCGCGGGATTCCAGAGATTCTTCTCGAACCTGAAGCCGGATACCGCGATCCGGGAAGCGAAACTGCTCGCCTCGATCGTCGCACGTCTGTATCCGCGTTCGACCGCCGAGCAGCTCAAGGAGATGCTCTCCCCGCTGCTGGCCAAGGCGCCGTTCTGGCCGGCCAGGCCGACTGCGGTCGAGCTGGCCCGCATGAGCGTCTGGGGCGAACTCCCGGCCAAAGAGCTTGAGCAGCTCGCGCAGGTCACGGCGGCGATTTTCCCGGAAGAGTACCTGGCCGAATGTGCGATGCGCGTGCCGCTGAAATCGCTGAATGCAATCTGTGCGAACGTTTCCGACGAAACGCTTTACGACCTCTTCATCGAACAGAAATTCTGCACTGCCGATTTCCTGCTCTGGATCTGGAAAAACCGCAAGAAGCGCGACAGCGCCGAGCTGCTGCAGCTGCTGAACGTCGACAACGTCTCGCGGGCGCTTTCGCAGGACAACCTGCCGAAAGCGTGGGGGACGGCGATGCGCGAGCTGCGCACACTTCTCATCAATAACGCGGATTTCCAGCAGCAGCTGATCCATGCCGCGGCCGAAGATGTCATGATGTTTGCAGCCGCGCTGCAGGGAGCGCTTTTCCTCTCCTCCGGCGAACGCCAGAGCCTGATGGTCAAGCTCGCGCGCATCTCCCCGCTGCTGCGGGACCACCTCGAAAACGGCGCCGGGCAGCGGATTCTGAAGGCCGGCATCGGCAAGGTCGACACCGACGCGCCGGCCGGCGACGAACCGAACTACACGAGCCTGAAGTCGCACAAGCGCCTCATGAAAGAGCTTGACGACATCATCAACGTCCACATCCCCGAAAACCGCGAAGCGCTCAAGGTCGCCCGCGCCCACGGCGACTTCCGCGAAAACTCCGAATTCGATGCGGCCAAAGAGCGGCGCAACTTCCTCGGGCGGCGCCGGACGGAGCTCGAACGCGAACTCAGCCGCATTCAGCCGCTCAACATGCGCACGATCCGGGTTGACGACACCGCGGTCATCGGCTCTGAAATCGAGCTCAGATACGAAGACGGCGAAGTCGAAGTCTACCAGCTCCTCGGCGCGTGGGACGGCGACCCGGAACGGAAGTTCCTGGCCTACCGCACCCGTCTCGGCCAGGCGGTGCTGAACCGGAAGACCGGCGACGAAATCGAAGTCCCGGGCGGGCGCAAATGCGTGCTCGCCGCGGTGCGCCCGCTCTCGGAAGCCATCATCGCGGAGCTGGACGTCTGA